The genomic region GCAGTTGGTAATTTTCACACACTTTTTTAATAAACTTTTTAAGGGCTTCAATATTTTTAACCTTTTCACCCATATAAATATGGACTACCGTGCCGCCCGTATATTTGGCCTGCATTGAATCTTGCAAGTCCAGTATTTCAAAAATATCGTCGCTGTAGTTAACCGGCAGCTGGCTTGAATTGGTGTAAAAAGGCGCTTTACCCTCTTTATAATGGGCTTCATTAGCCGTAATAATGTCGGGGAACTGCTCTTTATCAATTTTAGCCAAACGGTATGAGGTGCCTTCCGCGGGCGTGGCCTCAAGGTTATAGTTATTATCTGTTTCTTTTTGGTAGGAAATAAGGCGCTCTCTCATAAAATCAAGCACTTTTTCGCCAAACGCGCGGCCTTTTTCCGTACCCAAATCAACGCCTAAAAGGTTTAACGCGGCTTCATTTAAGCCGACTAAGCCTATTGTTGAAAAATGGTTTTTCCAATACTGGTTAAAACGTTCTTTTACGGTTCTTAAATAAAATCTCATATAAGGATATAAATTGCCCTCGGTAAAACGTTCAATTATTTTACGTTTAATTTCCAAGCTGTCTTTGGCTATATCCATAAGGCCGGCTAAATTTTTAAAGAATTCCTCTTCCGTTTTAGATACATAACCCAAACGGGGCATGTTAATTGTAACCACGCCTATTGAACCCGTAAGCGGAGCGGAGCCGAATAAGCCGCCGCCTCTTTTAATAAGTTCCCTGTTATCAATTCTTAAACGGCAGCACATGGAGCGTGCATCTTCCGGGCTCATGTCGGAATTAATAAAATTAGCGAAATACGGAATACCGTACTTAGCGGTAATTTCCCACAAAGGAATAAGCTCGGAATTATTCCAGTCAAAATCCTTGGTTATGTTGTATGTAGGAATAGGAAAGGTAAAAACACGACCTTTAGCGTCGCCCTGAAGCATAATTTCAAGAAAAGCTTTGTTAAGCAAGTCCATTTCTTTTTGGAATTCACCATACGTTTTATCCTGCAACTGTCCGCCTATAATTACAGGCTGGTTTTTAAAATAAGAAGGAACGTTAAGGTCCATTGTTAAATTAGTAAACGGAGTTTGGAACCCCACGCGGGTAGGAACGTTAACGTTAAACAAAAATTCCTGCAAAGCCTGTTTAATTTCCGTATAAGAAAGCTTATCGTAATAGATAAAAGGCGCTAAAAGCGTGTCAAAGTTGGAAAATGCCTGTGCGCCGGCGCTTTCACCCTGCAAAGTGTAAAAAAAGTTTACAATTTGGCCTAAAGCCGTGCGAAAATGTTTTGCCGGGCGTGATTCCGCCTTTCCGCTTACACCTTTAAAACCGCTGGTAAGAAGGTCCTGCAAGTCCCAGCCCACGCAATAAGCTCCCAAAAGGCCAAGGTCATGCAAGTGAACCGCGCCTGTCTGGTGCGCGCGTCTTATATTTTCGGGGTAAATTTTATTAAGCCAGTAAACCTTGCTGATTTCTGAGGAAATATAGTTGTTTAACCCTTGTAAAGAGTAACTCATATTGCTGTTCTCATTTACCTGCCAGTCCATCTTTTTAAGGTATTGCTCAACCAAATCAACGTTAAATTTTGAATGTATTTCCCTTATTTTGGAATGCTGTTCCCTGTAAATAATGTAAGATTTTGCGGTTTTGTGGTAGTTGGAAGTTAAAAGAACGTCTTCAACGATATCTTGTATATTTTCAACCGTGGGTACGCTGTCCGAATAAAGTTGCTGAATTATGTTAATAACTCTTATTGTAAGTTTGGAAGCGACATCTTCGCCAAATTCGCCTGTAACCTGGCCGGCTTTTGAAATAGCTTTTGTTATTTTAGCGGCGTCAAATTTTTGTTTGGTTCCGTCTCTCTTTACAATATTTTTTATGATTTCTGACTTTGGCATAGGGCTGCTTCCTCTTCTGTATTATAAACTAAATCCGTTTTTGGCGCTTATAAAAACGCCTCTAAAAACAAAACCCGCTAAAATTTAAAAGCTGTGTCAGTAAGTCTGCACACTTTTAAAGTTTTTAACCCTGTTAAAACTTTTATTGTATTGAATTTATTGTAGTTGCTGTTTAAATTTTGACAAATATGGCTATAAATTGCAAATCCCCTATACAATTTAACTCTATAAACACGGTTATTTTTAAAAATACCGTCTAAAGCCCCCAAAAACAGCCCTTTTTATATTTTAGCATTTTATTTACCTTTAAAAACCAGTTGACTGGCCCGTGTTAAACTTGTTTAATATAGAAAATAAACATTTTATTTACCGGGGGTTTTTATGTTGGTTTACCAAATTTGCGCAGGAATTCTTACCGCAGCGCTTGTTATTTTGATAATTTTTGCCATTCGCTTTCTTATCCAGGCCAAAGAAACCGCTACAGCGGTTGAACTGCTTGTTTTAAACGCCAATGAACAAGTTGAAAGAACCAGCAAAACATTTGAATTGCTTGAAAATATAGCATGCACTTTAAACAGCACCTGGGGCAGAATTTTCGGCGCGGCGATTGCGCTTTCCAAATTAAAAAGAAAATAAATATATCATAAAAAAGCCCCGCTTTAAAGCGGGGCTTTTTTAATATTTAAACATTCCTTTCTCGTATATAGTAACCGTTTTACCGTTTTTTACTTTTGCTTTAACAATTTTATCTTCCGTATTTATAATATCCCAATGAAGCGATGAGTCATTAAACCCAAGCGCTTTCTTTTTAGCTTTTGTAAGTTTTTTAACGTCACCGCTAAAGCTGTCGGCAAAGCTGGCGCCTAAAGCTATGTGGCTGTTGCCGTTTTTGCCGCCAAAGTTTTCGTCAAACAAAGTATCCGCCATAAAGCGGTCGATTTTAGAAAAACGTTTATCCGTTAAAGAAAATTCGCCTATTTGAGCGGCGCCCGGGTCCATAGCTATCATTTTTTTAAGGTAATCGTCCCCTTTTGAAGCTTTTGCCTTAATTACGCGCCCTTTTTTAAACTCCACTTTTATATTTTCTATTATCTGCCCGCTTCTAAAAGATTTCATATCTGCGAAATATACTCCTTCCGTTCCCCTCCAATCGGGCGAGGTAAAAATTTCAAAAGAAGGCATATTGCAACCGCGCGCTGATAAAAATTTGCGCTGTTCACCCAAGAGAACATTTAAATCCATGCTTTTAGACTGCATATTAATAGTGTCTATTTTTAAAGACTCAAGCCACTTAGTTACCTCTTCCATTTGTTTATAAATTTTTTCCCATGTTTTTAAGGGGTTGGCATCCGTAAGGTAACAGGCTTTTTTTATTTGATTTGTATATTCTTTTAAACTAAGCCCCGCTTTTTTGGCAAGCGCTTGGGTAGGATAGGTGGAAAGCGTCCACCCGAAGGAACCTTCCGCCTCGCGTTTATCTAAAATTTCTTTAGCGGGCTTTCTTGCCAACGCTGTTAAAGACATTTTTTTAGGATCAACGTCTTTTAAGTGATCCAAACTGGCCGGCGCGCGCAGAGCAATAAGTCCGTTTATGCCTTTTTGCATCTCAAGCTGCCATTTTGGCATGAATTTAAGTTGGCTATCGTCAGAAATTTGGTAGAAATCCTTTGTTATGTTTTCGGAACTGAGTACCTGCATAACAGGGTTAAGCCTTTCGGCAAGTAAAATTCTGTTAATTTCCTCGGCCAGCGGGGCGGATGCTATATCATAACGGACAAGAACTGAGTCATACTTTTTAAATTGCGCCGTCCTTGCTTTTTTTAGCGACCATACCATGATCTCTGCGTATTTCTTCAATTCATTTTTATTAAACATGTCTGACTCCTCTTTTTATAAAAATTCTTATTATATAATGATATAATAAATCAAGACTTTTATACACGAATGGTACCTTATGAAAAGAATTTTATTTGTTTTGTTTATAATTACTGCGATAGCGGCAAAAGCGGATTTTTTTCCAAACCCCGCCATTGATTTTACTTTTAAATTTAACACGCAAAAACCTTTAGAAATAGTGCCGGAAAAATCGGACCTTATACTTTGTGACGATTACCTTTGCCAGGAAGGCAAACCTTTAGGTGCTTACGGCATACAAAAACTTTATTGCAGCAAGACAGAATGCCGCGCTCTGCTTTATGACTTTGCTTCTTACGGCAAACTGTCGATTACTTTTTCAGACGGAAAAACAAGACAAAGCGGCGTTTTCAAAGGGCAGGAGCAAATTCTTTCCGATTTTATTGTTGAAGTAAACCACGACAGCCTTAACGTAACTTTTTTAGAAGCCGCAAACAGCAGCCCCGAGCTTTTAAGGGCGGATACCATATTCTCAATGGCGGTAACTCTGATTATTGAAATACTGGCCGCGCTTGCATTTATAAAAGTAATGAAAAAACCCGTAAAAATAGTATGGGCCGTTTTAATAGCCAATTTAATTTCAATACCTCTCGCGTGGTTTTGGCTGCCAATTTTTATACCGGAATCCTATATGGTCTGGGTTATAGCGCTTATATTTGAAATATCTGTTGTATATATTTTAAACAGGAAAAAAATATTATTGCACGACGCTGTTATGGTAGGGCTTGTAACAAAAATAGCCAGTTACAGTTTAGGGATGGCGCTGGCATTTATATTAGCGCCTTTTCTTGTTTGACACAAAAGCCCGTTCAATTAATATAATTTGTTTACAAAAAAAGCCCCCTGTAAAGGGGGCTTTTTTTATTAATAATTTATTATTTCCTTTTGTTAACAGGCAGTTGGAATTGCACGGGGCGGCCTCTTGTAGGAACGAATTTTTTTACTTCCATCTGCCCGCCGGATTCGCATAAATAATTATATCCCCGCAAACAATTGTCCCTTATAGCTTGGTCCCTACAAACAACCTGCTTGTCATATTTACATAAAATAGCTATCTGCGCGGGTTGTGTGTTTACGGTAATTTTTACCTCGTTCCAAACCTGCGTTCTTTCAATATTAACTTTTACGCTTCTAAGGCTCATAAAATCTTTCATCGCGCGGTTGTTAAAGCCTATATAGTCCTCAACCTTTTTTTGTATGTCTTTTAAAAGGAAACTATTGTCCCAGCCCGTAGCGTAATCAATGTTTGAATGAGATTCAAGCTGCCAGCGTTTGGCTGCGTAGGCCGAAGCTATTTCCATTTTTTGCACAAGCACCAAAAGCGCAAAAATTTTAGCCATAAAAACAATAAAAATTAAAAACAGCGGAAATAATAAAACAACTTCCGTGGTTGCCTGCCCCCGTCTGTTAAAGATATTTGCTAATCTCATGGCGTCATCCTCAACTGGTATTTCGGCGTGGATCTGGGCCAAACGCAGTTATTGCTGCCGGCGGGGCACTGTAAATAAACCTTAACGTGCACACGCGGTTTATATCTTTTTAAATCAACGTTGAAATAGTTTGCCGGCGGCGTAAAAGACTGTTCGACATCAATCCCGCTTCTTAATTTTCT from Elusimicrobium minutum Pei191 harbors:
- a CDS encoding ribonucleoside triphosphate reductase: MPKSEIIKNIVKRDGTKQKFDAAKITKAISKAGQVTGEFGEDVASKLTIRVINIIQQLYSDSVPTVENIQDIVEDVLLTSNYHKTAKSYIIYREQHSKIREIHSKFNVDLVEQYLKKMDWQVNENSNMSYSLQGLNNYISSEISKVYWLNKIYPENIRRAHQTGAVHLHDLGLLGAYCVGWDLQDLLTSGFKGVSGKAESRPAKHFRTALGQIVNFFYTLQGESAGAQAFSNFDTLLAPFIYYDKLSYTEIKQALQEFLFNVNVPTRVGFQTPFTNLTMDLNVPSYFKNQPVIIGGQLQDKTYGEFQKEMDLLNKAFLEIMLQGDAKGRVFTFPIPTYNITKDFDWNNSELIPLWEITAKYGIPYFANFINSDMSPEDARSMCCRLRIDNRELIKRGGGLFGSAPLTGSIGVVTINMPRLGYVSKTEEEFFKNLAGLMDIAKDSLEIKRKIIERFTEGNLYPYMRFYLRTVKERFNQYWKNHFSTIGLVGLNEAALNLLGVDLGTEKGRAFGEKVLDFMRERLISYQKETDNNYNLEATPAEGTSYRLAKIDKEQFPDIITANEAHYKEGKAPFYTNSSQLPVNYSDDIFEILDLQDSMQAKYTGGTVVHIYMGEKVKNIEALKKFIKKVCENYQLPYFSITPTFSVCPKCGYLEGEHKECPKCKEQAIEDIERRIKAIEEQLFSPGSAS
- a CDS encoding aminopeptidase is translated as MFNKNELKKYAEIMVWSLKKARTAQFKKYDSVLVRYDIASAPLAEEINRILLAERLNPVMQVLSSENITKDFYQISDDSQLKFMPKWQLEMQKGINGLIALRAPASLDHLKDVDPKKMSLTALARKPAKEILDKREAEGSFGWTLSTYPTQALAKKAGLSLKEYTNQIKKACYLTDANPLKTWEKIYKQMEEVTKWLESLKIDTINMQSKSMDLNVLLGEQRKFLSARGCNMPSFEIFTSPDWRGTEGVYFADMKSFRSGQIIENIKVEFKKGRVIKAKASKGDDYLKKMIAMDPGAAQIGEFSLTDKRFSKIDRFMADTLFDENFGGKNGNSHIALGASFADSFSGDVKKLTKAKKKALGFNDSSLHWDIINTEDKIVKAKVKNGKTVTIYEKGMFKY
- a CDS encoding TadE/TadG family type IV pilus assembly protein; the protein is MRLANIFNRRGQATTEVVLLFPLFLIFIVFMAKIFALLVLVQKMEIASAYAAKRWQLESHSNIDYATGWDNSFLLKDIQKKVEDYIGFNNRAMKDFMSLRSVKVNIERTQVWNEVKITVNTQPAQIAILCKYDKQVVCRDQAIRDNCLRGYNYLCESGGQMEVKKFVPTRGRPVQFQLPVNKRK